GGCATTTCCGCGCTGGCGACAGTAACCGCACTTCTGCCCGCTTTTGAGCCGGTGCTGCGCTATGGTGGCGCGGCGTTTCTTCTGGCCTATAGCGCCCGGCATGCCTTCGCTGCGCTGAAAACCGAAAGCGGCCTTGCGCCCGGCGAGGCAAAGCCCAGCACGCTCACCGCCAGCCTTGCCACCTGCCTCGCCCTTACCTTTCTCAACCCGCATGTCTATCTGGATACGGTGCTGCTGATCGGCTCTATTTCCAGCCGCTTTGCGGATCACAAGACAGCCTTCGGCCTTGGCGCGGTTTCGGCTTCC
The Allorhizobium ampelinum S4 genome window above contains:
- a CDS encoding LysE/ArgO family amino acid transporter, which encodes MQNAYFSGLFLGLSLIVAIGAQNAFLLRQGLRREHVFILCLTCAASDALLIVLGISALATVTALLPAFEPVLRYGGAAFLLAYSARHAFAALKTESGLAPGEAKPSTLTASLATCLALTFLNPHVYLDTVLLIGSISSRFADHKTAFGLGAVSASFLFFFSLGFGARLLVPVFARPVSWRILDAIIAVVMAWIAIGLIRHS